In the genome of Terriglobia bacterium, one region contains:
- a CDS encoding formylglycine-generating enzyme family protein, translating into MMRNGMTIALGFGLLVVVMPAAHAARTCGPDSVPAGTVCLDRYEASVWRVPNPTTTNALLVTKIQLGTATQADLTAAGATQLGTLVDDYAPCTGNGQNCADDIYAVSLPAVIPAANITWFQAQEACANAGKRLPTSAEWQMGTTGTPDAGSDNGTTDCNSNAGSVTLTGARKSCESARGAFDMVGNLDEWVAEWVPLSTVCSNWGGLSDDLMCLFGASSSAGGPGALLRGGDFRARTAAGSLAVVGTGGPFSARAFIGFRCAR; encoded by the coding sequence ATGATGCGGAATGGGATGACGATTGCTCTTGGCTTCGGGCTGTTGGTGGTTGTGATGCCGGCGGCGCATGCGGCGCGCACCTGCGGTCCTGACTCGGTGCCGGCGGGGACGGTCTGCCTGGATCGGTACGAAGCAAGTGTGTGGCGGGTGCCGAATCCGACCACGACGAACGCGCTCCTGGTGACGAAGATACAGCTGGGAACGGCGACCCAGGCCGACCTGACGGCGGCCGGTGCGACGCAGTTGGGCACGTTGGTCGACGACTACGCGCCGTGCACCGGTAACGGCCAGAACTGCGCCGACGATATCTACGCCGTGAGCCTGCCCGCGGTGATTCCCGCGGCGAACATCACTTGGTTCCAGGCGCAGGAGGCATGCGCCAATGCCGGCAAGCGACTGCCGACGAGCGCCGAGTGGCAGATGGGCACGACGGGAACGCCCGACGCCGGTTCTGACAACGGAACGACGGACTGCAACAGCAACGCGGGGTCGGTGACGCTCACCGGCGCGCGCAAGAGTTGCGAATCGGCGCGGGGGGCCTTCGACATGGTCGGGAACCTCGACGAGTGGGTGGCGGAGTGGGTGCCGCTGTCGACGGTGTGCTCCAACTGGGGAGGTCTCAGCGACGACCTCATGTGCCTCTTCGGGGCGAGTAGCTCGGCCGGCGGTCCAGGTGCGCTGCTGCGCGGCGGCGATTTTCGCGCCCGCACGGCGGCCGGTTCGCTCGCGGTCGTCGGCACCGGCGGGCCGTTCAGCGCGCGGGCGTTCATCGGCTTCCGCTGTGCCCGCTAG
- a CDS encoding SUMF1/EgtB/PvdO family nonheme iron enzyme, translating into MERTIISCFLVLVLSSGVAATAAPSGPCAPDAVPAGTVCLDRYEASVWRVPNPTTTNAPLVRKIQSGIATLVDLASGAATRLGVEGDDYAPCTDDGQNCAGDIYAVSLPSEIPSAHITWFQAQEACASAGKRLPTSAEWQVGADGTPDPGPDNLTTDCNSASDMVSSTGSRVACVSARGAFDMAGNLEEWVADWAPLSTACTGWGGASDDRMCLAGASAEVGGPGALTRGGSFVDGTGAGPLAVVGGRRPSATFGFLGFRCAGENPGPLPAEVDNGVRVSRIGSQAVITWNVAAGATTSAVLRGHVRGLPVGSAGSDERCLVSNSVADVFTDFELPVSGDAFWYLVRGENVLGNGPYGFEGLHGVPAAPRVSATCP; encoded by the coding sequence ATGGAGCGAACGATCATCAGCTGTTTCCTTGTCCTGGTGTTGTCGTCGGGTGTTGCCGCCACTGCGGCCCCTTCGGGCCCATGCGCACCTGATGCGGTGCCGGCGGGAACGGTGTGCCTGGACCGGTACGAGGCGAGCGTGTGGCGCGTGCCGAATCCAACCACGACGAACGCGCCGCTGGTCCGGAAGATCCAGTCGGGTATCGCCACGCTCGTCGACCTGGCGTCGGGCGCGGCGACACGGCTGGGTGTGGAAGGGGACGACTACGCGCCGTGCACCGACGACGGGCAGAACTGCGCCGGCGACATCTACGCCGTGAGCTTGCCGTCGGAGATCCCGTCGGCGCACATCACGTGGTTCCAGGCGCAGGAGGCGTGCGCCAGCGCCGGCAAGCGGCTGCCGACGAGCGCAGAGTGGCAGGTGGGGGCGGACGGAACGCCGGACCCCGGGCCGGACAATCTGACGACGGACTGCAATAGCGCAAGCGACATGGTGTCGAGCACGGGTTCGCGCGTCGCCTGTGTATCGGCTCGTGGGGCCTTCGACATGGCGGGCAACCTCGAAGAGTGGGTGGCGGACTGGGCACCGCTCTCGACGGCGTGCACGGGCTGGGGCGGCGCGAGCGATGACCGGATGTGCCTCGCCGGCGCGAGCGCGGAGGTCGGCGGTCCGGGTGCGCTCACGCGCGGTGGCTCCTTCGTGGACGGGACCGGTGCCGGCCCGCTCGCGGTCGTTGGGGGCCGCAGGCCGTCCGCCACGTTCGGCTTCCTCGGCTTTCGCTGCGCCGGCGAAAACCCCGGGCCGCTTCCCGCGGAGGTGGACAACGGCGTCCGCGTGTCGCGAATCGGATCGCAGGCCGTGATCACGTGGAACGTCGCCGCCGGCGCGACGACCTCGGCGGTGCTGCGCGGGCACGTTCGTGGGCTACCTGTCGGATCGGCGGGCTCCGACGAGCGGTGCCTCGTATCCAACTCCGTGGCGGATGTATTCACGGATTTCGAGCTTCCCGTCAGCGGCGACGCGTTCTGGTATCTGGTCCGCGGCGAGAACGTGCTCGGTAATGGTCCCTACGGCTTCGAGGGACTGCACGGCGTGCCCGCGGCGCCGCGCGTCAGCGCGACCTGCCCGTAG
- a CDS encoding DUF433 domain-containing protein, translating to MNFDRITFDPRVLGGRACIRGMRIPVSVIVGQIAHGATFDEILTGYPDLEREDIQQAIEYAAWLAQEQVHFG from the coding sequence ATGAATTTCGACCGGATCACGTTCGACCCTCGCGTGCTGGGCGGACGGGCGTGCATTCGCGGCATGCGCATCCCCGTGTCGGTCATCGTGGGGCAGATCGCTCACGGAGCGACTTTCGACGAGATCCTGACCGGCTATCCCGACCTCGAGCGCGAGGACATCCAACAGGCCATCGAATACGCCGCCTGGCTCGCGCAGGAGCAGGTCCACTTCGGTTAG
- a CDS encoding DUF5615 family PIN-like protein, with translation MGLDVRVVSWLREQGHEAVHLRDAGLQRLPNGDIFNKAIAERRVVLTVDLDFGEIAALARGERTSVVVFRLHNMRTAHVIQRLSAVLPDCSEALERGAVIVVEEGRHRIRSLPIGDRRDS, from the coding sequence ATGGGGCTGGACGTTCGCGTCGTCTCCTGGCTGCGCGAGCAAGGCCACGAGGCTGTTCACCTCCGCGATGCAGGCCTTCAGCGACTCCCGAACGGCGATATCTTCAACAAAGCGATCGCCGAACGACGAGTCGTTCTCACCGTCGATCTCGATTTCGGAGAGATCGCTGCACTCGCCCGTGGTGAGAGAACGAGCGTTGTCGTATTCCGCCTCCACAACATGCGGACCGCGCATGTCATCCAACGCCTGTCCGCGGTTCTCCCCGACTGCTCCGAGGCTCTGGAACGGGGCGCGGTCATCGTAGTCGAGGAAGGTCGGCACCGAATCCGCTCCCTTCCGATCGGAGACCGCCGCGACTCCTGA
- a CDS encoding ATP-binding protein has translation MEGLLRRRLGEFPAVVLVGPRQSGKTTLARALGGLYFDLEQEPERLRLDLEWERLEQSRDVVILDEAQSWPDVFPRLRGVIDRDRKRMGRFLLLGSVSPSLMIRVSESLAGRLSVVELTPFLASELTGRARESLWLCGGYPDGGVLERKRYPQWQRDYLALLTQRDLPSWGLPARPQTTDRLLRMLTAVHGQTWNASQIGQSLGLSYHTVNSYLDYLVGAFLLRRLPPYRPNIRKRLVKSPKVYWRDTGLLHAQLNVPDQRTLLAQPWVGASWEGFVIEQAIGVLNTSGRSFGAFYFRTSDQYELDLILDLGSERWAIEVKLTASPGPSDMERLDRAADMIGASRRYLVSKTRKTAGDEVRASCDVDTMIDRLRHARESE, from the coding sequence GTGGAGGGACTGCTCCGGCGCCGGCTCGGGGAGTTCCCCGCCGTCGTTCTGGTGGGGCCGAGGCAGAGTGGGAAAACGACGCTGGCACGGGCTCTCGGCGGGCTCTACTTCGATCTCGAGCAAGAGCCTGAGCGCCTGCGCCTCGACCTCGAGTGGGAACGCCTCGAACAGAGTCGCGATGTGGTCATTCTCGACGAGGCGCAATCGTGGCCCGACGTCTTTCCTCGGCTGCGCGGCGTGATCGATCGCGATCGCAAGCGCATGGGACGCTTCCTGCTGCTGGGATCCGTTTCGCCTTCCCTGATGATCCGAGTCTCGGAGTCGCTCGCCGGCCGCCTTTCCGTGGTCGAGCTGACGCCGTTCCTGGCGAGCGAGCTCACGGGTCGGGCCCGCGAGTCCCTGTGGTTGTGCGGGGGCTATCCGGACGGCGGCGTTCTGGAGCGAAAACGCTATCCTCAGTGGCAACGAGACTACCTGGCGTTGCTCACCCAGCGCGACCTCCCGAGCTGGGGCCTGCCCGCCCGCCCGCAGACGACGGATCGCTTGCTGCGCATGCTCACTGCAGTGCACGGCCAGACGTGGAACGCCTCGCAGATCGGTCAAAGTCTCGGCCTGTCCTATCACACGGTGAACAGCTATCTCGACTATCTGGTTGGCGCATTCCTCCTCCGACGTCTGCCCCCCTATCGCCCCAACATCCGAAAGCGTCTGGTCAAGAGTCCCAAGGTCTACTGGCGCGATACCGGCTTGCTCCATGCCCAACTGAACGTGCCCGACCAGCGAACGCTTCTGGCCCAGCCGTGGGTCGGCGCGAGCTGGGAGGGTTTCGTCATCGAGCAGGCGATCGGTGTGCTGAACACTTCCGGACGCTCGTTCGGCGCCTTCTACTTCAGGACCAGCGACCAGTACGAACTGGACTTGATACTGGACCTGGGCAGCGAGCGGTGGGCCATCGAGGTCAAGCTGACGGCATCCCCTGGCCCCAGCGACATGGAGCGACTCGACAGGGCCGCCGACATGATCGGCGCGTCCCGACGGTACCTGGTTTCCAAGACTAGAAAGACGGCGGGCGACGAAGTGCGCGCCTCGTGCGACGTAGACACGATGATCGACCGTTTGCGGCACGCGCGCGAGAGCGAGTGA